In Vigna unguiculata cultivar IT97K-499-35 chromosome 3, ASM411807v1, whole genome shotgun sequence, a single genomic region encodes these proteins:
- the LOC114179879 gene encoding uncharacterized protein LOC114179879: MELLSNELSHSDDHGLLHLPPALDIADRSVKLLNTHPTMTNHHHGLGRSIFLKQTRHYYGHQYFRRNSTNHANASSSRAKEYREKVFSRPERIPSSSLGMEEMSSNNKAEMVCGICEKLLSQKINFLGNSISSSELSVVAVLVCGHVYHANCLEQRTRFEDVRDPPCPVCAGLLLQDHHNDSSKIM, from the exons ATGGAGCTATTGTCAAATGAG ctTTCACATTCAGATGATCATGGCTTACTCCATTTGCCACCTGCATTGGATATAGCAGATAGATCTGTGAAGCTTCTTAATACCCATCCAACTATGACAAATCATCATCATGGTCTTGGTCGTTCAATCTTTTTGAAACAAACACGACATTATTATGGCCACCAATATTTTCGACGTAACTCTACCAATCATGCCAATGCTTCGTCTTCACGTGCCAAGG aATATAGAGAGAAAGTGTTTTCAAGGCCAGAGAGAATTCCATCAAGCTCATTAGGGATGGAAGAAATGTCATCAAATAATAAAGCAGAGATGGTTTGTGGGATCTGTGAGAAACTTCTGAGtcaaaaaataaactttttggGAAATTCAATCTCTTCCAGCGAGCTTTCAGTTGTGGCAGTTTTAGTATGTGGTCATGTTTACCATGCAAATTGTTTGGAGCAAAGAACAAGATTTGAAGATGTACGTGATCCACCATGCCCAGTGTGTGCAGGTTTACTCTTACAAGACCATCACAATGATAGTTCAAAGATCATGTGA